In Bacillus sp. DX3.1, the following proteins share a genomic window:
- a CDS encoding helix-turn-helix transcriptional regulator, with amino-acid sequence MKRESEESSMDHHSYTTEEVAKRLKVSKLTVYDLIKKGELTSYRVGRQMRIDAVDLEQYIKQMKTGKMQVTSIKMEEKSGGNTCVISGQDLTLDILAKHIEGHLPSSNILRAYQGSLTSLIKMYQGQGSVVSLHLFDGDTGEYNIPYVKRILVGQPCIVINLLARNVGFYVQKGNPKGMQTWADLSNPSIQFVNREKGSGIRVLVDEQVRIQNLAKTSIRGYDWEESNHIGVASRIANGKADVGVGAEKVAQIVNVDFIPLMTERYDLVILKIEENEQLIETVKEILQSTEFQNELRAIGGYDISKTGQIIYETN; translated from the coding sequence ATGAAAAGAGAAAGTGAGGAATCGTCTATGGATCATCATTCCTACACAACGGAAGAAGTAGCAAAACGATTAAAAGTATCAAAGTTAACAGTGTATGATTTAATTAAAAAAGGTGAACTGACTTCTTACAGAGTTGGTAGACAAATGCGCATTGATGCGGTGGACTTAGAGCAATATATTAAGCAAATGAAAACAGGAAAAATGCAGGTTACTTCTATTAAAATGGAAGAGAAAAGTGGAGGAAATACCTGCGTTATTAGTGGACAAGATTTAACATTAGATATATTAGCCAAACATATAGAAGGGCATTTGCCTAGTTCTAATATACTCCGGGCCTATCAAGGAAGTTTAACGAGTTTAATTAAAATGTATCAAGGGCAAGGAAGCGTTGTTAGTTTACATTTGTTTGATGGAGATACAGGGGAATACAATATTCCATATGTGAAACGAATTTTAGTTGGGCAACCATGTATTGTGATAAATTTATTAGCAAGAAATGTTGGTTTTTATGTGCAAAAAGGAAACCCAAAAGGAATGCAAACGTGGGCCGATTTGAGTAACCCTTCCATTCAATTTGTAAATCGCGAAAAAGGATCAGGAATTCGTGTGCTGGTAGATGAACAGGTGCGCATTCAAAACTTAGCGAAAACGAGTATTCGCGGATATGATTGGGAAGAGTCGAATCATATTGGTGTCGCCTCTCGAATTGCTAATGGAAAAGCTGATGTTGGCGTAGGGGCAGAAAAGGTAGCACAAATTGTGAATGTAGACTTTATTCCACTTATGACCGAACGATATGACTTGGTAATCTTAAAAATAGAAGAAAATGAACAGCTCATTGAAACGGTAAAAGAAATACTACAATCTACAGAATTTCAAAATGAACTGCGAGCAATTGGTGGTTATGATATAAGTAAAACCGGTCAAATTATATATGAAACAAATTGA
- a CDS encoding DUF3948 family protein has protein sequence MNNNNITFNKFDYLGLTSGAALLTAFVYTLAQGPVL, from the coding sequence ATGAATAACAACAATATTACTTTCAACAAATTTGACTACCTAGGACTTACAAGCGGCGCGGCTCTTCTTACAGCTTTCGTTTACACACTTGCACAGGGTCCCGTCTTATAA
- a CDS encoding 1-acyl-sn-glycerol-3-phosphate acyltransferase: protein MYKFITVSLKYIFKIFGKVEIHGKEKLPQDGPYVVACTHTSFMDVLMLAAGMVPTQIHYMAKKELFQSKFTNWFFKNVNAFPVDRENPGPSTLKIPSRLLKDGKVVGIFPSGTRSSEDVSLKAGAVTIAMRSNVPLVPAAYIGPSSVKELFSRKRAQLIFGDPIQVEASEQMSRKEVMQAMTDQLNKTFEELTETLQEGQTA from the coding sequence ATGTATAAGTTTATTACAGTCTCGTTGAAATATATATTTAAGATTTTTGGGAAGGTAGAGATACACGGAAAGGAAAAGCTACCTCAAGATGGACCATATGTGGTTGCTTGCACACACACAAGCTTTATGGATGTGTTAATGTTAGCGGCAGGGATGGTACCAACACAAATTCATTACATGGCGAAAAAAGAGTTGTTTCAAAGTAAATTTACAAATTGGTTTTTTAAGAACGTAAATGCGTTTCCTGTTGATCGTGAAAATCCGGGGCCAAGTACATTGAAAATCCCATCTCGTTTATTAAAAGATGGGAAAGTAGTAGGGATTTTTCCAAGTGGTACGCGATCTTCGGAAGATGTTTCATTGAAAGCTGGAGCTGTTACAATTGCGATGCGTTCTAATGTTCCATTAGTTCCCGCTGCTTATATCGGGCCATCGAGTGTAAAAGAGTTATTTAGCAGAAAAAGAGCACAATTAATTTTTGGTGATCCAATTCAAGTAGAAGCATCAGAACAGATGAGCCGAAAAGAAGTGATGCAAGCGATGACGGATCAATTGAACAAAACATTTGAAGAACTGACAGAAACGTTGCAAGAAGGACAAACAGCATAA
- a CDS encoding DUF3948 family protein, with product MNNISFNKKDFIGLASGATLLTAFIYAAAFSLV from the coding sequence ATGAACAACATCAGTTTTAACAAAAAAGATTTTATTGGACTTGCTAGCGGTGCAACTCTTCTTACAGCTTTCATTTACGCTGCTGCATTCAGTCTTGTATAA
- a CDS encoding PH domain-containing protein produces MNELLFAVQKYVKLEGKILSFVIGVFEKENFTFSYQYGICVATNMRIIFYGKLPYYPATFEEYAYLYMEDIGTIPQLAFTHNGETVTAKHIQKGNIEQFAYVVQGHLNN; encoded by the coding sequence ATGAATGAACTGTTATTTGCTGTGCAAAAATATGTAAAGTTAGAGGGAAAAATCCTATCTTTTGTGATTGGTGTATTCGAAAAGGAAAATTTTACGTTCTCATATCAATATGGTATTTGTGTTGCTACAAATATGCGCATCATATTTTATGGAAAATTACCATATTATCCGGCAACATTTGAAGAGTATGCATATTTGTATATGGAAGACATAGGTACAATCCCACAGTTGGCATTCACTCATAATGGAGAAACTGTGACAGCTAAGCATATTCAAAAAGGAAATATAGAACAGTTTGCTTATGTTGTTCAAGGACATTTGAATAATTAA
- a CDS encoding YitT family protein, with protein sequence MVNQRIKEIALITIGSLLFAIGINYFAIPNRLSEGGIIGLTVVTYYLFGWSPGVVNFAFNAVLLAIGYKFFDKKTMVYTILGIVETSLFLYITENIGHRVNSDTLLAALFAGVFVGVGLGCMFRAGGTSGGSAILAQLANQHLGWSVGKGVLIIDIVVIIGSVFIIGQEKAMYTLVAVFVGAKVIDFIVEGINTKIAVTIISSQPDLIRETITKHMTRGVTVLEGRGGYTGKNKEVLYVVINKQELVKLKQVISKVDEEAFVVIHDVRDVLGGGFKAS encoded by the coding sequence ATGGTTAATCAAAGGATTAAAGAAATCGCATTAATTACAATTGGTTCATTATTATTTGCAATTGGAATTAACTATTTTGCAATTCCAAATCGTTTATCAGAAGGCGGGATTATCGGTTTAACTGTTGTCACCTATTATTTATTTGGATGGTCACCAGGGGTTGTGAACTTTGCCTTTAATGCTGTTTTATTAGCAATTGGTTATAAATTTTTTGATAAAAAAACGATGGTTTACACGATTCTTGGAATTGTGGAAACATCTCTGTTTTTATATATCACAGAAAACATTGGACATCGAGTAAATAGCGATACGTTATTAGCTGCTTTATTTGCAGGGGTGTTTGTCGGTGTTGGTTTAGGATGTATGTTCCGAGCAGGTGGTACATCGGGAGGATCAGCAATTTTAGCACAATTAGCCAATCAACATTTAGGCTGGAGTGTTGGTAAAGGTGTACTTATTATAGATATTGTTGTCATTATTGGTTCCGTGTTTATCATCGGACAAGAAAAAGCAATGTACACACTTGTTGCAGTATTTGTCGGTGCGAAAGTAATCGATTTTATCGTTGAAGGCATTAATACCAAAATCGCGGTTACGATTATATCGAGTCAACCGGATTTAATTCGTGAAACAATTACGAAGCATATGACGCGTGGTGTTACTGTGTTAGAAGGACGCGGCGGTTATACAGGGAAAAATAAAGAAGTACTTTATGTCGTTATTAACAAACAAGAGCTTGTAAAATTAAAACAAGTGATCAGCAAAGTGGATGAAGAAGCGTTTGTCGTCATCCATGATGTACGTGATGTACTTGGCGGTGGATTTAAAGCAAGCTAA
- a CDS encoding precorrin-2 dehydrogenase produces the protein MYNIYPLMFNLQGKTVVIIGGGKIAYRKAAGLRNTGASVTVVSPEICEEMKKLPYITWKRKTFTEDDIKDAHLIYAATNQHTVNMMVKQVAHDFQWVNVVSDGTVSSFHTPGVIRNDEYVVSISTSGKNPSFAKQIKQELASILTPLIERLSRSNGQ, from the coding sequence ATGTATAACATATACCCTCTTATGTTTAATCTACAAGGAAAAACGGTTGTCATTATCGGTGGAGGAAAAATCGCATATCGAAAAGCGGCTGGATTAAGGAATACAGGAGCTTCTGTCACTGTTGTCAGCCCAGAAATTTGCGAAGAAATGAAGAAGCTTCCCTATATTACATGGAAGCGAAAAACATTTACAGAAGATGATATAAAAGATGCCCATCTCATTTATGCTGCAACAAATCAACATACTGTAAATATGATGGTCAAACAAGTTGCACATGATTTCCAATGGGTCAATGTCGTCAGTGACGGCACGGTATCATCTTTTCATACACCCGGTGTCATTCGAAATGATGAATACGTTGTCAGCATATCAACTTCAGGTAAAAACCCATCATTTGCAAAACAAATCAAACAAGAACTAGCATCTATCCTCACACCACTCATAGAACGTTTATCCCGCTCTAACGGGCAGTAA
- a CDS encoding sirohydrochlorin chelatase: MKAIVYIGHGSRLQKGNEQFIHFIQSVMKERNESIQKIAFLELTTPTIQDTITETITEGATEILIVPVLLFAAAHYKRDIPFEIRQIQKKYPHITFSVTSPFSTHPHMIELVVKRIREVMPRQGSEILLVGRGSSDSQPIYELQQIGTAVEQKLGMPVSCSFLTKGTPSFADELKDITSSAPHIYVMPYLLFTGLLLQKIKLHTKNYANVTTCNCLQFDAYMKSALLERMEECVHV, translated from the coding sequence ATGAAAGCAATTGTTTATATTGGACACGGTAGCCGCCTGCAAAAAGGTAACGAACAATTCATTCACTTTATTCAATCCGTTATGAAAGAGCGTAACGAAAGTATCCAAAAAATAGCGTTCTTGGAGCTAACAACACCAACCATTCAGGACACGATTACAGAAACAATCACAGAAGGAGCAACTGAAATATTAATAGTCCCTGTTTTATTATTTGCAGCAGCCCACTATAAACGTGATATTCCTTTTGAAATTAGACAAATACAAAAGAAATATCCACACATAACATTTTCAGTTACATCACCTTTCAGTACGCATCCACATATGATTGAACTTGTAGTAAAACGGATACGTGAAGTCATGCCAAGACAAGGTAGTGAAATTCTACTCGTGGGCCGAGGTAGTAGTGATTCTCAGCCCATATATGAATTACAACAAATTGGAACAGCTGTCGAACAAAAGCTCGGTATGCCAGTATCCTGTTCCTTTTTAACAAAAGGAACTCCTTCTTTTGCCGATGAGCTCAAGGACATAACATCATCTGCTCCACATATATATGTTATGCCCTACCTTCTCTTTACCGGATTATTACTTCAAAAAATTAAGCTGCATACAAAAAATTATGCTAACGTTACAACTTGTAACTGCCTTCAATTTGATGCATACATGAAGTCAGCTTTATTAGAGCGAATGGAGGAATGTGTGCATGTATAA
- a CDS encoding uroporphyrin-III C-methyltransferase has translation MNGYVYLVGAGPGDEGLITKKAIDCLKKADIVLYDRLLNQNLLRYTRPTCELVYCGKMPTNHIMRQEMINAHLLQSAKEGKTVVRLKGGDPSIFGRVGEEAEALATENIPYEIVPGITSSIAASAYAGIPLTHRDYSNSVTLLTGHTKGPIGDNVNYSSLLNSDTVAFYMGIKNLPTICENLLQTGKKKETPVAVIEWGTTGKQRVVTGTLTTIVDNVKSENISNPSMTIVGDVVSLRKQIAWKERKPLHGKKVLFASATNKVSIVEQTLQDAGAEIYRIPTFKKHEYTLTPEQLHEVFEAERLVFCSAESVAILLRACAQQRKDIRSLRAALQYMNSASQEALMQYGLLGEPASSSTETTVYLGRNINRISIIQEKIGAGSYMMTHEYQTDHRFDEVHTRMLSEFTWDSIVFEGRAAIDTFLAEAKRLGFMHILNLPFSYTDKPTLQYANKVGFQNVDHQLQAIITKKDMMAQ, from the coding sequence ATGAACGGATACGTATATTTAGTTGGTGCAGGACCAGGAGACGAAGGGCTCATTACAAAAAAGGCGATAGATTGCCTAAAGAAAGCAGATATTGTACTGTATGATCGCTTATTGAATCAAAATTTACTTCGCTATACGAGACCAACATGCGAACTTGTCTATTGCGGAAAAATGCCAACAAATCATATTATGCGACAAGAAATGATTAACGCTCATTTACTTCAGTCTGCAAAAGAAGGCAAAACGGTTGTCCGCTTAAAAGGCGGAGATCCATCTATTTTTGGCCGGGTTGGTGAAGAAGCAGAAGCTTTAGCAACAGAAAATATTCCATATGAGATTGTACCAGGCATTACATCTAGCATTGCCGCTAGTGCATATGCTGGTATCCCTCTCACCCATCGTGACTACAGTAATAGCGTAACATTACTAACTGGGCATACAAAAGGTCCTATTGGCGATAATGTCAACTACAGTTCACTCTTAAATAGTGATACTGTTGCCTTTTACATGGGCATAAAAAATTTACCAACTATTTGTGAAAATTTACTACAAACAGGAAAGAAAAAAGAGACGCCCGTAGCAGTAATTGAATGGGGTACAACTGGAAAGCAGCGCGTTGTCACAGGGACACTAACAACAATTGTTGACAACGTCAAAAGCGAAAATATTTCAAATCCCTCGATGACGATTGTTGGTGATGTCGTTTCTTTGCGAAAACAAATTGCTTGGAAGGAACGTAAACCACTGCATGGTAAGAAAGTTTTGTTTGCCTCTGCAACAAATAAAGTAAGTATAGTAGAACAAACATTACAAGACGCTGGGGCAGAAATATATCGAATTCCAACTTTCAAAAAACATGAATATACCCTAACACCTGAGCAGCTCCATGAAGTATTTGAAGCGGAGCGCCTTGTTTTCTGTTCAGCTGAGAGTGTAGCAATCTTGTTACGAGCATGTGCACAGCAACGTAAAGATATTCGTTCCTTACGAGCAGCGTTGCAGTACATGAATAGCGCTTCTCAAGAAGCACTCATGCAGTATGGTTTATTAGGCGAACCAGCAAGTTCTTCCACCGAGACAACCGTTTATTTAGGGCGAAATATCAATCGAATTTCTATCATTCAAGAAAAAATCGGCGCTGGTTCTTATATGATGACACATGAATATCAAACTGATCATCGGTTTGATGAAGTTCATACACGTATGCTTTCTGAATTTACATGGGATAGTATTGTATTTGAAGGACGTGCAGCAATTGATACATTTCTAGCAGAAGCGAAACGTCTTGGCTTCATGCATATTCTCAACTTACCATTCTCCTATACAGACAAACCAACTTTACAATATGCAAATAAGGTCGGATTCCAGAACGTTGATCATCAATTACAAGCAATTATCACGAAGAAAGACATGATGGCACAATGA
- the nirD gene encoding nitrite reductase small subunit NirD gives MLQTKEKIKIMRAEDLPIQIGKEVQIKDVSIALFRLSNGDIRAVENRCPHKNGPLAEGIVSGEFVFCPLHDWKISLVTGEVQKPDDGCIQTYEVEVIDGEIYIYM, from the coding sequence ATGTTACAAACGAAAGAAAAAATAAAAATTATGCGTGCAGAAGACCTTCCTATACAAATTGGTAAAGAGGTGCAAATAAAAGATGTGTCCATCGCCTTGTTTCGCCTTTCAAATGGCGATATTCGTGCTGTAGAAAATCGCTGTCCTCATAAAAATGGACCATTAGCAGAGGGGATTGTATCTGGAGAATTCGTTTTTTGTCCGCTACATGATTGGAAAATTTCATTAGTAACAGGTGAAGTACAAAAACCTGATGATGGTTGTATTCAAACGTATGAAGTAGAAGTTATTGACGGGGAGATTTATATATACATGTAG
- the nirB gene encoding nitrite reductase large subunit NirB: MKKRLVMIGNGMAGIRCIEEILKQNCDLYDITVFGDEPHPNYNRIMLSHVLQRKTNIQDITISEYTWYEENNIALYTNEEVIHIDREKQVIVTEKNRTVMYDKLIIATGSSAFILPVEGSKLPGVTGFRTIEDTQFMINTAKEYKKAVVIGGGLLGLEAARGLIDLGMDVHVVHLMPNLMEQQLDSKAASLLREDLESQGMKFLMEKKTVKILGTDHVEGIQFEDGDIVTCDLIVMAVGIRPNTQIAKNADLIVNRGIVVNDYMQTSDESIYAIGECAEHNGIAYGLVAPLYEQGAILAKYITNSQTDGYTGSIVGTQLKVAGCDLFSAGQIYEDDATKAISIFDECTRSYKKVLIRDNKVVGIVLYGDTADGTRLFSMLKKKEDIQEYTPASLLHKAGEESGLDVASMSADDTVCGCNGVTKGTIVRAILEQDLTTFEEVKGCTKAAGSCGKCRPVVEQILSHTLGDSFDASAQTAGMCGCTTLSRDEVVAAIHEKGLKSPREVRNVLGFTHEDGCSKCRPALNYYLRMAVPEEYADDKSSRFVNERMNGNIQHDGTFSVIPRMYGGVTTADDLMKIAEVAKKYDVPLVKITGASRIGLYGVKKADLPKVWADLDMTSGYAYSKSLRNVKSCVGSRFCRFGTKDSLGLGMLLEQSLEMVDTPHKMKMGVTGCPRNCAEALTKDFGVVCVENGFQLYIGGNGGTEVREADFVMIVPTEDDVLRIATAYVQHYRETGIYGERTAPWVERMGLDHIKQLLQDESMVAMLNERFQTARSTYEEAWGQALETQSLKAMYEVETVK; this comes from the coding sequence ATGAAAAAGCGTTTAGTAATGATCGGAAATGGTATGGCTGGAATACGCTGTATCGAAGAAATTTTAAAACAAAATTGTGATTTGTACGACATTACCGTTTTTGGAGATGAACCACATCCAAACTATAATCGCATTATGCTCTCACACGTACTACAAAGAAAAACGAATATTCAAGATATTACCATAAGCGAATATACTTGGTACGAAGAAAACAATATTGCGCTATACACAAATGAAGAAGTAATACATATTGATCGGGAAAAACAAGTCATTGTAACAGAAAAGAACCGCACTGTTATGTACGACAAACTCATTATTGCAACGGGCTCCAGCGCTTTTATCTTACCTGTTGAAGGTTCAAAGCTGCCTGGTGTGACAGGATTTCGAACAATTGAAGATACACAATTTATGATAAATACTGCTAAGGAATATAAAAAAGCAGTTGTCATTGGCGGTGGATTACTTGGTTTAGAAGCTGCACGAGGTCTCATTGACTTAGGGATGGACGTACACGTTGTTCATTTAATGCCGAACTTAATGGAACAACAACTGGATTCTAAAGCGGCTTCATTACTACGTGAAGATTTAGAATCACAAGGTATGAAGTTTCTTATGGAAAAGAAAACGGTAAAAATTCTTGGTACAGATCACGTCGAGGGTATTCAATTTGAAGATGGCGATATTGTAACATGCGATTTAATTGTAATGGCTGTTGGAATACGCCCAAATACACAAATAGCAAAAAATGCTGATTTAATTGTAAATCGCGGTATTGTAGTCAATGACTATATGCAAACAAGTGATGAATCGATCTATGCAATTGGGGAATGCGCAGAACATAACGGTATTGCATATGGTCTTGTTGCCCCTCTCTATGAACAAGGTGCTATATTAGCAAAATATATAACAAATTCACAAACTGACGGATATACAGGCAGTATTGTCGGTACACAATTAAAAGTTGCAGGATGCGATTTATTCTCCGCTGGTCAAATTTATGAAGACGATGCAACGAAAGCAATCTCAATCTTTGATGAATGTACACGTTCTTATAAAAAGGTATTAATCCGTGACAATAAAGTCGTTGGTATTGTTTTATATGGTGATACTGCTGACGGCACACGTCTCTTTAGCATGTTAAAGAAAAAAGAAGATATACAAGAATATACACCAGCTTCTCTTCTTCACAAAGCTGGTGAAGAAAGTGGACTTGACGTTGCAAGTATGAGTGCCGATGATACAGTTTGTGGATGTAACGGTGTCACAAAGGGAACAATTGTCCGCGCAATTTTAGAACAAGATTTAACAACATTTGAAGAAGTAAAAGGATGTACAAAAGCTGCAGGTTCATGTGGGAAATGTCGTCCAGTTGTTGAACAAATTTTATCTCATACGCTTGGAGATAGCTTTGATGCTTCTGCTCAAACAGCAGGCATGTGTGGATGTACAACGTTGTCTCGTGATGAAGTCGTAGCAGCAATTCATGAGAAAGGTTTAAAATCACCAAGGGAAGTACGAAACGTACTTGGCTTTACACACGAAGATGGCTGTTCAAAATGTCGTCCTGCATTAAATTACTATTTACGTATGGCTGTTCCAGAAGAATATGCAGATGATAAATCGTCTCGCTTCGTCAATGAAAGAATGAATGGTAACATTCAGCACGATGGTACATTTTCTGTTATTCCACGTATGTACGGCGGCGTTACAACAGCAGATGATTTAATGAAAATTGCCGAAGTTGCGAAAAAGTATGATGTACCGCTCGTAAAAATAACAGGTGCAAGTCGAATCGGCTTATACGGTGTTAAGAAAGCAGATTTACCAAAAGTATGGGCTGACTTAGATATGACTTCTGGATATGCCTATTCAAAATCCCTTCGCAATGTAAAATCATGTGTTGGTTCTCGCTTCTGTCGTTTCGGTACAAAAGATTCATTGGGTCTTGGTATGCTGCTTGAACAATCATTAGAAATGGTGGATACACCTCACAAAATGAAAATGGGTGTAACGGGTTGCCCACGCAACTGCGCGGAAGCGCTTACGAAAGATTTTGGTGTCGTTTGTGTTGAAAATGGATTCCAACTTTATATTGGTGGGAATGGCGGCACAGAAGTACGTGAAGCAGATTTTGTAATGATTGTCCCTACGGAAGATGATGTCCTGCGCATCGCTACAGCTTACGTACAACATTATCGTGAAACCGGTATTTACGGCGAACGTACAGCTCCTTGGGTAGAACGAATGGGCTTAGATCACATTAAACAATTACTGCAAGATGAAAGTATGGTTGCTATGCTAAATGAACGTTTCCAAACAGCTCGTAGCACATATGAAGAAGCATGGGGACAAGCCCTAGAAACTCAATCATTAAAAGCGATGTATGAAGTAGAAACTGTAAAATAA
- a CDS encoding YxeA family protein, with translation MKKRVLFTAIVITAVIVLLLPTKFGPVIDKYNPFYGTKEYYTIVKDIGQHIGDDWYEYEFVGYDEKGKERKITKTVKHMLKRNEPLKIFAKGRYGESLVEIDTDQIPIKARTKLLTMR, from the coding sequence ATAAAGAAACGAGTGCTTTTTACTGCAATTGTGATAACAGCTGTAATTGTATTACTACTACCAACAAAGTTTGGACCAGTAATTGATAAATATAATCCGTTTTACGGTACGAAAGAATATTACACGATTGTGAAAGATATCGGTCAGCATATTGGTGATGACTGGTATGAATATGAGTTTGTCGGATATGATGAGAAGGGAAAAGAACGGAAGATTACAAAAACGGTGAAGCATATGCTAAAAAGAAACGAACCGTTGAAAATTTTCGCAAAAGGGCGTTATGGGGAATCGTTAGTAGAGATAGATACAGATCAAATTCCAATAAAAGCGAGAACTAAGCTTTTGACGATGAGATAA
- a CDS encoding transglycosylase SLT domain-containing protein, which translates to MKKFFVGFLVVLGMYLFFRGESEGMEKSTNQMSYVDSEEAKQMKQIIIEEAKKVNLPEWIPLTIAEHESRLNPRSVGDKGTSFGLFQLHRGGGLAPDHLTDEQLKDPRTNAGIAMPHLMKGYKRGLQKGLTDLDLLKYIANTSGWPGNLGTEWTDKNMKYNVGLENVYYRNKGLVKE; encoded by the coding sequence GTGAAAAAATTCTTTGTAGGATTTTTAGTTGTCCTTGGAATGTATTTGTTTTTCAGGGGAGAGTCTGAAGGAATGGAAAAATCGACGAATCAAATGAGCTATGTTGATTCAGAAGAAGCGAAACAGATGAAACAAATTATTATAGAAGAAGCAAAGAAAGTAAATCTTCCAGAATGGATACCTCTTACAATTGCTGAACATGAAAGTCGTTTGAACCCAAGAAGTGTTGGAGATAAGGGGACATCATTTGGATTGTTTCAATTACACCGCGGCGGAGGACTTGCTCCAGATCATTTAACGGACGAGCAATTAAAAGATCCACGTACAAATGCGGGAATTGCAATGCCTCATTTGATGAAAGGATATAAGAGGGGCTTACAAAAAGGATTAACCGATTTAGATTTACTAAAATATATAGCAAATACGTCTGGATGGCCAGGTAATCTTGGAACAGAGTGGACGGATAAAAATATGAAATATAACGTTGGGCTAGAGAACGTGTACTATCGAAATAAAGGGTTAGTGAAAGAGTAG
- a CDS encoding GNAT family N-acetyltransferase, translating to MNYTIRKATLDDIQSLINLRVALLKEVGELYSQKEEDPFRLATKQYLQTEMQTKQFVAYVVEVNGTVVSISGITFFRRPPYIENLEGKEAYILNMYTLPQHRGHGMAKQLLHHCIEECKKNMASFFCRW from the coding sequence ATGAATTATACGATTCGTAAAGCAACTCTAGATGATATACAGTCACTAATTAATTTACGTGTCGCTCTACTGAAAGAAGTAGGCGAACTGTATTCTCAGAAAGAAGAAGATCCTTTCCGACTAGCCACAAAGCAATATTTACAAACAGAAATGCAAACAAAGCAATTTGTCGCTTATGTAGTTGAGGTAAACGGAACGGTTGTCAGTATTAGCGGTATTACTTTTTTCCGCCGTCCACCCTATATTGAAAACTTAGAAGGAAAAGAAGCTTATATTTTGAACATGTATACACTGCCACAACACCGAGGTCACGGCATGGCAAAACAACTCTTGCACCATTGTATAGAAGAATGTAAAAAGAATATGGCTTCATTCTTCTGCAGATGGTGA
- a CDS encoding spore coat protein B: MNMKKAIIALVSTIFVAHTVKYRIQKQKETATKNTLYYPYTLLTKK, translated from the coding sequence ATAAATATGAAGAAAGCCATTATTGCACTCGTAAGTACAATCTTTGTCGCACATACAGTAAAGTATAGAATACAGAAACAGAAAGAAACAGCAACAAAAAACACTTTATATTATCCATACACATTATTAACGAAAAAATAA
- a CDS encoding RAxF-45 family protein, with protein MKRSVAVRTQFLDFIYICRAIFHGVVANGIRMPFFSNCITAIER; from the coding sequence ATGAAACGTTCTGTAGCTGTGCGCACACAATTTTTAGATTTTATCTATATTTGTCGTGCGATTTTTCATGGTGTAGTTGCTAACGGGATACGTATGCCCTTTTTTAGCAATTGCATAACAGCTATTGAACGATAG